Proteins encoded together in one Bradyrhizobium sp. CB82 window:
- a CDS encoding serine hydrolase domain-containing protein, translating to MQGKAQIDQVLRQKSDAKEIPGVVAIAASGNDVLYEGAFGKRDLSKSDAMTLDSVFWIASMTKAITAAGAMQLVEQGKLSLDAPIGKLLPDLAAPQVLEGFDAKGEPKLRPAKGAITLRQLMTHTAGFAYNIWNGDCAQYLEKTGTPNIFSCQNVALKTPIMSDPGTRWEYGINIDFVGKAVEAASGKRLDAYLRDHMFTPLGMNDTGFKITDNMRQQLVATHARGEDGSLAPIPFEIEQNPEFHMGGGGLYSTAGDYIKFTQMILNKGRGNGNQVLKPETVALMGQNHIGDLTIGRMTTTAPMYTNDVDLFPDIVKKWGLSFLINTAKTPEGRSAGSLAWAGLANTYFWIDPARDVSGVILMQVLPFVDAKCLEAFAGFERGVYAGLDAGSGQRAA from the coding sequence ATGCAAGGCAAAGCTCAGATCGATCAGGTTCTGCGCCAGAAGAGCGACGCGAAGGAGATTCCCGGTGTCGTCGCCATCGCCGCGAGCGGTAACGATGTGCTCTATGAGGGCGCGTTCGGCAAGCGCGACCTGTCCAAATCCGATGCGATGACGCTCGACAGCGTGTTCTGGATCGCCTCGATGACGAAGGCGATCACCGCGGCCGGCGCGATGCAACTGGTCGAACAGGGCAAGCTGTCGCTGGATGCGCCGATCGGCAAGCTCTTGCCCGATCTCGCCGCGCCGCAGGTGCTCGAAGGCTTTGACGCCAAGGGCGAGCCGAAGCTGCGGCCGGCGAAGGGAGCGATCACGCTGCGTCAGCTCATGACGCATACAGCCGGCTTTGCCTACAACATTTGGAACGGCGACTGCGCTCAATATCTGGAGAAGACCGGAACCCCGAACATCTTCTCCTGCCAGAACGTCGCGCTGAAGACGCCAATCATGTCCGATCCCGGCACGCGCTGGGAATATGGCATCAACATCGACTTCGTCGGCAAGGCGGTGGAAGCTGCGAGCGGCAAGCGCCTAGATGCCTATCTGCGCGACCACATGTTCACGCCGCTCGGCATGAACGACACCGGCTTCAAGATCACCGACAACATGCGCCAGCAGCTGGTCGCCACGCATGCACGCGGCGAGGATGGATCGCTGGCGCCGATCCCGTTCGAGATCGAGCAGAATCCGGAATTCCACATGGGCGGCGGTGGCCTTTACAGCACTGCCGGTGACTACATCAAGTTCACGCAGATGATCCTCAACAAGGGCCGCGGCAACGGCAACCAGGTGCTGAAGCCCGAGACGGTCGCTCTGATGGGCCAGAACCACATCGGCGATCTCACCATTGGCAGGATGACGACGACGGCGCCCATGTACACCAACGATGTCGATCTCTTCCCAGACATCGTGAAGAAGTGGGGGCTATCCTTCCTGATCAATACCGCCAAGACGCCGGAAGGCCGCAGCGCCGGCAGCCTTGCCTGGGCAGGTCTCGCCAACACCTATTTCTGGATCGACCCCGCGCGCGATGTTTCCGGCGTTATCCTGATGCAAGTGTTGCCGTTCGTCGACGCTAAATGCCTTGAGGCCTTCGCCGGCTTCGAACGTGGCGTCTATGCCGGGCTCGATGCAGGAAGCGGGCAGAGGGCGGCATAG
- the murJ gene encoding murein biosynthesis integral membrane protein MurJ encodes MIRSFLTVSTGTLASRLLGFARDSLIAALLGTGAVADAFLAAFQLINVVRRLLSEGALNAALVPAWLRTRERDGEEAAAAFAGRVLGTISAALIVASIVIALVMPLIITVIAPGFTGSDTRDLAVANARLMLPYLAFAGPVTVLMGLLNAQGRFALTAFSPLLFNIALIAAIAALLLGHADAVVAAWMLAAAVGVAGLLQLLMLGSQRSARLATPLRVTFDKDMRGFFGKAIPGMIASSGPQWLMVAGAIIASATPSAVSWLYFANRLIELPLGIVGVAMGTVLVPELTRATGSGDRRAVAHAESRALELATGLALPATLGLIVLAEPIVRLLFEHGAFATSDSAATARALMALALGLPAHVLIKALSPAFFARGDTIAPLIATAKGFVVAVALAVLLGHAFGATGIAASIACGAWSSALSLLRKGATEFGFAVDPAARKRLPRIALAALAMGGLLWLTIGIAPAGGHSLLGLIVLGLQIAGGLAAYGLFLKLFGIASWREATAALRRPAHQDRGA; translated from the coding sequence ATGATCCGCTCCTTCCTGACAGTCTCGACGGGAACATTGGCCTCACGGCTGCTGGGGTTCGCGCGCGATTCTCTGATCGCGGCGCTGCTCGGCACGGGCGCGGTGGCCGATGCGTTCCTGGCCGCGTTCCAGCTCATCAACGTGGTGCGGCGGCTGCTCAGCGAAGGCGCGCTGAATGCCGCGCTGGTCCCGGCCTGGCTGCGCACGCGCGAGCGCGACGGCGAAGAGGCCGCGGCGGCCTTCGCCGGCCGTGTGCTGGGCACGATCAGTGCGGCGCTGATCGTGGCCTCGATCGTGATCGCGCTCGTGATGCCGCTGATCATCACCGTCATCGCGCCTGGGTTCACCGGAAGCGACACGCGCGATCTCGCGGTGGCAAACGCGCGGCTGATGCTGCCCTACCTCGCCTTCGCCGGACCGGTCACGGTGCTGATGGGGCTGCTCAATGCGCAAGGGCGCTTTGCGCTCACAGCGTTCTCGCCGCTGCTGTTCAACATCGCGCTGATCGCCGCGATCGCGGCCCTCCTGCTGGGACACGCCGATGCCGTCGTCGCCGCGTGGATGCTGGCGGCGGCCGTCGGCGTCGCGGGGCTCCTGCAACTGTTGATGCTGGGCTCACAGCGCAGCGCGCGCCTCGCCACGCCCTTGCGCGTGACGTTCGACAAGGACATGCGCGGCTTCTTCGGCAAGGCGATTCCCGGCATGATCGCAAGCTCAGGGCCACAATGGCTGATGGTGGCCGGCGCCATCATCGCCTCCGCGACGCCGTCCGCGGTCTCCTGGCTCTATTTCGCCAACCGCCTGATCGAATTGCCGCTCGGCATCGTCGGCGTCGCCATGGGCACCGTGCTGGTGCCGGAACTGACGCGCGCGACCGGTAGCGGCGACCGCCGTGCCGTGGCGCATGCCGAATCGCGGGCGCTCGAGCTCGCCACGGGTCTCGCGCTGCCCGCGACCCTGGGCCTGATCGTGCTGGCCGAGCCGATCGTGCGATTGCTGTTCGAGCATGGCGCGTTCGCGACGAGCGACAGTGCGGCCACCGCACGCGCGCTGATGGCACTGGCGCTCGGGCTGCCCGCCCATGTCCTGATCAAGGCGCTGTCGCCGGCCTTTTTTGCGCGCGGCGACACCATCGCGCCGCTGATCGCGACCGCAAAAGGGTTCGTGGTCGCCGTGGCGCTCGCCGTGCTGCTCGGCCATGCCTTCGGTGCGACCGGGATTGCGGCCAGCATCGCCTGCGGCGCCTGGAGCAGCGCGCTCTCGCTGCTGCGCAAGGGTGCCACCGAATTCGGTTTCGCGGTCGACCCCGCCGCCCGCAAGCGGCTGCCGCGAATCGCGCTCGCCGCGCTCGCCATGGGCGGCCTGCTCTGGCTCACGATCGGCATCGCGCCCGCCGGCGGCCACAGCCTGCTCGGGCTGATCGTTCTCGGCCTCCAGATCGCGGGCGGCCTGGCGGCCTACGGCCTATTCCTAAAACTGTTCGGCATCGCCTCCTGGCGCGAGGCGACTGCCGCCTTGAGGCGGCCGGCGCATCAGGACCGGGGCGCGTAA
- a CDS encoding adenosine kinase — MADAKYDVLGIGNALFDVLVRTDEAFLAKHGMTKGSMSLIDEARAAAIYMDMGPATEVSGGSAANTIVGIGSLGARAAYVGKVKDDQIGKLYAHDIRAAGVAFNTPAAKDGPATGCSYILVTADGERTMNTYLGAAQDLSPADIDPAEIAGAAIVYLEGYLWDPENAKDAFVKAAKIAHDARRRVALTLSDSFCVDRYRDEFLSLMRNGTVDIVFANESELHSLYMTSDFDTALKQLRNDVNLGIVTRSEKGCMVVSSEEAVAVPASPIDKLVDTTGAGDLFAAGFLFGLSRDLPYEQCGRLGALAAAEVIQHIGARPQVSLKELAQQRGLGV; from the coding sequence ATGGCTGACGCAAAATACGACGTCTTGGGGATCGGCAACGCGCTGTTCGACGTGCTGGTCCGGACGGATGAGGCTTTTCTCGCCAAGCATGGCATGACCAAGGGCAGCATGTCCCTGATCGACGAGGCGCGCGCCGCCGCGATCTACATGGATATGGGCCCGGCGACTGAAGTCTCGGGTGGCTCGGCCGCCAACACCATCGTCGGCATCGGAAGCCTGGGTGCGCGCGCCGCCTATGTCGGCAAGGTCAAGGACGACCAGATCGGCAAGCTCTATGCGCACGACATCCGCGCCGCCGGCGTTGCCTTCAACACGCCGGCCGCCAAGGATGGTCCGGCCACCGGCTGCTCCTACATCCTGGTGACCGCGGATGGCGAGCGCACCATGAACACCTATCTCGGCGCGGCGCAGGACCTGTCGCCCGCCGATATCGACCCGGCCGAGATCGCTGGCGCTGCAATCGTCTATCTCGAGGGTTATCTCTGGGATCCCGAAAACGCCAAGGATGCTTTCGTCAAGGCGGCGAAGATTGCGCACGATGCGCGCCGCAGGGTGGCGCTGACGCTGTCGGATTCGTTCTGCGTAGACCGCTACCGCGACGAATTCCTGTCGCTGATGCGTAACGGCACCGTCGATATCGTGTTCGCCAACGAGTCCGAGCTGCACTCGCTCTACATGACCTCCGACTTCGACACCGCGCTCAAGCAACTCCGCAACGACGTCAATCTGGGTATCGTCACGCGCAGCGAGAAGGGCTGTATGGTGGTGTCGTCCGAAGAAGCCGTTGCCGTGCCGGCCTCCCCGATCGACAAGCTCGTCGATACCACCGGCGCCGGCGATCTCTTTGCCGCCGGCTTCCTGTTCGGCCTCTCGCGCGATTTGCCCTACGAGCAATGCGGCCGGCTCGGCGCGCTCGCCGCGGCCGAAGTGATCCAGCACATCGGTGCACGTCCGCAGGTGTCGCTCAAGGAGCTGGCGCAGCAGCGCGGGTTGGGGGTGTAG
- a CDS encoding NAD-dependent succinate-semialdehyde dehydrogenase produces the protein MTPTAAARASQSTSTLRDRLKDPSLLREACYIDGAWVGTPSRPVANPANGVELAKIPVMSTAETTQAVEAAERAFPAWARLTAKQRSNILRKWFELIAANREDLALILTSEQGKPLTEALGEVDIGGAYVEFFAEEARRVYGETIPTQRPDARLLAVKQPIGVCGAITPWNFPCSMITRKVSPALAAGCTVVLKPANETPLTALALVALAEKAGVPKGVFNIVTGNSSAIGKVLCEHPAVRFVGFTGSTEVGKILYQQASVGVKKLGLELGGNAPFVVFDDADIDAAVEGAIVSKYRNMGQTCVCANRIYAQDKIYDEFVEKLSKKVAAMKIGDGTEAGVVQGPLINLEAVDKVEKHIADAVKGGAKIVTGGKRHALGGSFFEPTVLANVKPDALVAHEETFGPLAPVFRFKDEAEVIAMCNNSPFGLASYFYSRDLGRVWRVAEALEAGMVGVNTGLITTEVAPFGGVKESGLGREGSHHGMEEYVEIKYVMMAGI, from the coding sequence ATGACCCCGACCGCCGCCGCACGCGCCTCGCAATCCACCTCCACCCTGCGCGACCGGTTGAAGGACCCCTCGCTCCTGCGTGAGGCCTGCTACATCGACGGCGCCTGGGTCGGCACGCCGTCGCGGCCGGTGGCCAATCCAGCGAACGGCGTCGAGCTCGCCAAAATCCCGGTTATGAGCACGGCGGAGACCACGCAGGCGGTGGAAGCCGCCGAGCGGGCGTTTCCGGCCTGGGCCAGGCTGACGGCAAAACAGCGCTCCAATATCCTGCGCAAATGGTTCGAATTGATTGCGGCCAATCGCGAAGATCTGGCACTGATCCTCACCTCGGAGCAGGGCAAGCCGCTCACCGAGGCCCTCGGCGAGGTCGATATCGGTGGCGCCTATGTCGAATTCTTCGCGGAGGAGGCCCGCCGCGTCTATGGCGAGACCATCCCGACCCAGCGTCCCGACGCGCGCCTGCTTGCGGTCAAGCAGCCGATCGGAGTTTGCGGCGCGATTACGCCGTGGAACTTTCCCTGCTCCATGATCACCCGCAAGGTCTCGCCTGCGCTCGCGGCCGGCTGCACCGTGGTGCTCAAGCCCGCGAATGAAACGCCGCTGACGGCGCTTGCGCTGGTCGCGCTCGCCGAAAAGGCCGGCGTGCCGAAGGGCGTGTTCAACATCGTCACCGGCAACTCGTCGGCGATCGGCAAGGTGCTGTGCGAGCATCCCGCCGTGCGTTTCGTCGGCTTCACCGGCTCGACCGAAGTCGGCAAGATTCTTTATCAACAAGCCTCCGTCGGTGTGAAGAAGCTCGGCCTCGAGCTCGGCGGCAACGCGCCCTTCGTGGTGTTCGACGATGCCGATATCGACGCCGCGGTCGAGGGCGCGATCGTCTCGAAATACCGCAACATGGGCCAGACCTGCGTCTGCGCCAACCGCATCTACGCCCAGGACAAGATCTACGACGAGTTCGTCGAGAAGCTTTCAAAGAAGGTCGCGGCAATGAAGATCGGCGACGGCACCGAGGCCGGCGTGGTGCAGGGCCCGCTGATCAACTTGGAAGCGGTCGACAAAGTCGAGAAGCACATTGCGGACGCGGTGAAGGGCGGTGCGAAGATCGTCACCGGCGGTAAGCGCCATGCGCTCGGCGGCAGCTTCTTCGAGCCGACGGTGCTCGCCAACGTCAAGCCGGACGCACTCGTTGCGCATGAAGAAACCTTTGGCCCGCTCGCGCCGGTGTTTCGTTTCAAGGACGAAGCCGAGGTGATCGCGATGTGCAACAACTCGCCGTTTGGTCTTGCCTCCTATTTCTATTCCCGCGACCTCGGTCGCGTCTGGCGCGTTGCCGAGGCGCTGGAGGCGGGCATGGTCGGCGTCAACACCGGCCTGATCACGACGGAAGTCGCGCCCTTTGGCGGCGTGAAGGAGAGTGGTCTTGGCCGCGAGGGTTCGCATCACGGCATGGAGGAATATGTCGAGATCAAATACGTGATGATGGCGGGGATCTAA
- a CDS encoding pirin family protein, whose translation MSWMPDNDPVLGDPKTCDALDLVIVPRTRDLGDGFEVRRALPHGKRQMVGPFIFFDHFGPVQFVSGKGMDVRPHPHIGLATVTYLFDGAIMHRDSEGNIQEIQPGAMNLMTAGRGIAHSERTPDTQRASGQKMLGLQSWIALPAASEEIAPSFQHYAAGDLPMISERDFTARVIAGSAFGITSPVSMASPWFYTEVTAAEGASLPLDPDHEERAIYVVDGEVEIANERYEGPRLLIFRPGDRITVNAVRPTRMMFLGGDALEGPRHIWWNFVSSSKERIEQAKQDWKTGRFAAVPQEHEFIPLPE comes from the coding sequence ATGAGCTGGATGCCCGACAATGATCCCGTGCTCGGCGATCCCAAAACCTGCGATGCGCTCGATCTCGTCATCGTGCCGCGCACCCGCGATCTCGGCGATGGATTTGAAGTCCGCCGCGCGCTGCCGCATGGCAAGCGGCAGATGGTCGGGCCCTTCATCTTCTTCGATCATTTCGGCCCGGTGCAGTTCGTCTCCGGCAAGGGCATGGACGTGCGGCCGCATCCGCATATCGGCCTTGCCACCGTCACCTATCTGTTCGACGGCGCGATCATGCATCGCGACAGCGAGGGCAACATCCAGGAAATCCAGCCCGGCGCGATGAACCTGATGACGGCGGGCCGCGGCATCGCGCATTCCGAACGCACGCCGGATACGCAGCGCGCCTCGGGTCAGAAGATGCTGGGCCTGCAAAGCTGGATCGCGCTGCCGGCGGCATCGGAAGAGATCGCCCCATCGTTCCAGCACTACGCCGCGGGCGATCTGCCGATGATCTCGGAGCGCGATTTCACCGCGCGCGTGATCGCCGGCTCCGCGTTCGGCATCACCTCGCCCGTGTCGATGGCCTCGCCCTGGTTCTATACCGAGGTGACGGCCGCGGAAGGCGCGAGCCTGCCGCTCGACCCCGATCACGAGGAGCGCGCGATCTATGTCGTCGATGGCGAGGTCGAGATCGCCAATGAACGGTATGAGGGACCGCGGCTGCTGATTTTCCGGCCCGGCGACCGCATCACCGTGAACGCCGTGAGGCCGACGCGGATGATGTTTCTCGGCGGCGATGCGCTGGAGGGCCCGCGCCACATCTGGTGGAATTTCGTGTCCTCCAGCAAGGAGCGGATCGAGCAGGCCAAGCAGGACTGGAAAACCGGCCGCTTTGCCGCGGTTCCGCAGGAACACGAGTTCATTCCGCTGCCGGAATAG
- a CDS encoding phosphoribosylaminoimidazolesuccinocarboxamide synthase: MNAMLTSDLPLPKIGRGKVRDIYAVDDDRLLLVTTDRISAFDVVMDETIPMKGAVLTQISAFWFRELEGVVPHHVISASTDEIITAVPALKTHRADILGRAMLCKRTTVFPIECVIRGYISGSAWKEYAASGTLAGEKLPAGLVESEKLDPAIFSPATKAETGHDENITIARMREIVGDEVAYTLESMTRAIYTLGEELAREQGIIIADTKFEFGRDKDGRIILIDEVMTPDSSRFWAASAYKPGQPQASFDKQPLRDYLDVERRAGRWNGDAPPPPLPASVVEATSKRYLEAYRRVTGSKLAI; this comes from the coding sequence ATGAACGCCATGCTGACCAGCGACCTGCCGCTCCCCAAGATCGGGCGTGGCAAGGTACGCGATATCTACGCCGTCGATGACGACCGCCTGCTGCTCGTCACCACCGACCGCATCAGCGCCTTCGACGTCGTGATGGACGAGACCATTCCGATGAAGGGCGCGGTGCTGACCCAGATCAGCGCCTTCTGGTTCAGAGAGCTCGAAGGTGTGGTCCCGCATCACGTCATCAGCGCCAGCACCGACGAGATCATCACCGCCGTGCCGGCGCTGAAAACGCACCGCGCCGACATCCTCGGCCGCGCCATGCTGTGCAAGCGCACCACGGTGTTCCCGATCGAATGCGTGATCCGCGGCTATATCTCCGGCTCCGCCTGGAAGGAATACGCCGCAAGCGGCACGCTGGCCGGCGAAAAGCTGCCGGCAGGCCTCGTCGAGAGCGAAAAACTCGATCCTGCGATCTTCAGCCCGGCGACCAAGGCGGAGACCGGCCATGACGAGAACATCACGATCGCGCGGATGCGCGAGATCGTCGGCGACGAGGTCGCCTATACGCTGGAGAGCATGACGCGCGCGATCTACACGCTCGGCGAGGAGCTGGCGCGTGAGCAGGGCATCATCATCGCGGACACCAAGTTCGAGTTCGGCCGCGACAAGGACGGCCGCATCATCCTGATCGACGAGGTGATGACGCCGGACTCCTCGCGCTTCTGGGCGGCCAGTGCCTACAAGCCGGGTCAGCCGCAGGCGAGCTTCGACAAGCAGCCGCTCCGCGACTATCTCGATGTCGAACGCCGCGCCGGTCGCTGGAATGGCGACGCCCCGCCCCCGCCGCTCCCGGCGAGCGTGGTCGAGGCGACGAGCAAGAGGTATCTGGAAGCGTATCGGCGCGTGACGGGTTCGAAGCTCGCTATTTGA
- a CDS encoding helix-turn-helix domain-containing protein: protein MTLAATEFAFRAASVALLLVLAASLVSDFRNVPAGWLGAAFALGSAAHVVSYSVGTSALVPTWHAPLIALSTGNIVVFWLFTRALFDDEFRLRWWHGLVWALVTAFSLIGCLWIAPGGHVRFSVTIVNLIVLGFIALAVGQTVTSWSADLVEHRRRVRVFIVCAAALYGGLNALLQILVVGSDIGAIADTINAGVLACVVAAIAYTMMRVDGADLFSRVTTTASTVILNQPAATEEAADQKLIEALMRLMADERIYRQENITIGVLATRLKIPEYRLRRLINQRLGYRNFNVFLNEHRIEEAKAALADPAQAEVPVITIAMDAGFQSLGPFNRAFKAVTGVTPTEYRRLRVNAA from the coding sequence ATGACACTTGCCGCAACCGAATTTGCCTTTCGCGCTGCCAGCGTGGCGTTGCTGCTGGTGCTGGCGGCGTCGCTGGTCTCGGATTTCCGCAATGTGCCGGCGGGGTGGCTCGGCGCGGCCTTCGCGCTGGGCTCAGCCGCGCATGTCGTGAGCTATTCGGTCGGTACGTCGGCGTTGGTTCCCACATGGCACGCGCCGCTGATTGCGCTTTCGACCGGCAATATCGTGGTGTTCTGGCTGTTCACGCGGGCGCTGTTCGACGACGAGTTTCGGCTGCGCTGGTGGCACGGGTTGGTGTGGGCGCTGGTGACGGCTTTCAGCCTTATCGGATGCCTCTGGATCGCGCCGGGCGGTCACGTGCGGTTCTCGGTCACCATAGTCAATCTGATCGTGCTCGGCTTCATCGCGCTCGCGGTGGGGCAGACGGTCACCTCATGGTCGGCCGACCTGGTTGAGCACCGCCGCCGCGTGCGCGTCTTCATTGTCTGCGCGGCCGCACTCTATGGCGGGCTGAATGCGCTGCTCCAGATTCTTGTCGTCGGCAGCGACATCGGCGCTATCGCCGACACGATCAATGCCGGCGTGCTCGCTTGCGTTGTCGCGGCGATCGCCTACACGATGATGCGCGTCGACGGCGCCGATTTGTTTTCAAGGGTGACCACGACGGCTTCAACGGTCATTCTGAATCAGCCAGCCGCCACCGAGGAGGCTGCCGACCAAAAACTGATCGAGGCCCTGATGCGGCTGATGGCGGACGAGCGCATCTATCGCCAGGAGAACATCACCATCGGCGTGCTGGCGACCCGGCTGAAGATCCCCGAATACCGGTTGCGGCGGCTGATCAACCAGCGGCTCGGCTACCGCAATTTCAATGTCTTCCTCAACGAGCACCGGATCGAGGAGGCCAAGGCGGCGCTGGCCGATCCGGCCCAGGCCGAGGTGCCCGTGATCACCATCGCGATGGACGCCGGCTTCCAGTCTCTCGGCCCCTTCAACCGCGCCTTCAAGGCGGTGACGGGCGTGACGCCGACCGAGTACCGGCGGCTCAGGGTCAATGCGGCCTGA
- a CDS encoding AMP-binding protein codes for MADKADSYVCGISDTPLLGDTIGRCLDLAVRRWGDREALVSPSHGVRWTWKEFAERVDALAAGFLALGLERGQRIGIWSLNRPEWTLTQFAAAKAGLILVTINPAYRLSELEFALHKVGCAAIVTATSFKTSNYMEMLNALLPELASARPGQLRAARLPDLRIVIQIGSPAASGTIPFDEVARLGGARHREQLAALGASLQFDDPVNIQFTSGTTGSPKGVTLTHHNILNNGYFTGRAMRLTETDRICIAVPLYHCFGMVMGNLASVTLGAAMVYPGEGFDPLITLRTIEQEKCTAVYGVPTMFIAELDHPEFSTFNLTSLRTGIMAGAPCPIEVMKRVNTEMNMREVTIAYGMTETSPVSFQSAVDDPLERRVSTVGRIHPYVEVKVVDLDGKIVTRGERGELCTRGYSVMLGYWEDKEKTADVLDANGWMHTGDLATIDDEGYCNIVGRIKDMVIRGGENLYPREIEEFLYRHPKIQDVQIFGVADNRYGEELCAWIRVRSGEKLTAEEVRAFCEGQIAHNKIPRYVEFVDEFPMTVTGKIQKFLMRDAVEKRLGLKAAKTA; via the coding sequence TTGGCAGACAAAGCCGACAGTTACGTTTGTGGCATCTCCGACACGCCGCTGCTCGGCGACACCATCGGCCGCTGCCTCGACCTGGCGGTGCGGCGCTGGGGCGATCGTGAGGCGCTGGTCTCGCCCAGCCACGGCGTGCGATGGACCTGGAAGGAATTTGCTGAACGGGTCGACGCGCTCGCCGCCGGCTTCCTTGCACTCGGTCTTGAGCGGGGGCAGCGGATCGGCATCTGGTCGCTGAACCGCCCGGAATGGACACTGACCCAGTTCGCAGCCGCCAAGGCCGGGCTGATCCTGGTGACGATCAATCCCGCCTATCGCCTGAGTGAACTGGAATTCGCGCTTCACAAGGTCGGCTGCGCGGCGATCGTCACCGCGACGAGCTTCAAGACCAGCAACTACATGGAGATGCTCAACGCGCTGCTGCCGGAGCTTGCCAGCGCCAGGCCCGGACAATTGCGCGCGGCGCGGCTACCCGATTTGCGCATTGTCATCCAGATCGGCAGCCCCGCCGCATCCGGCACGATCCCGTTCGACGAAGTCGCACGGCTGGGCGGCGCCCGTCACCGCGAGCAGTTGGCCGCGCTCGGCGCGTCCTTGCAGTTCGACGATCCCGTCAACATCCAGTTCACCAGCGGCACGACGGGATCGCCCAAAGGCGTGACACTGACCCATCACAACATCCTCAACAACGGCTATTTCACCGGCCGCGCGATGCGCCTCACCGAGACGGATCGCATCTGCATTGCCGTGCCGCTCTATCACTGCTTTGGCATGGTGATGGGCAACCTCGCCTCCGTGACGCTCGGCGCGGCCATGGTCTACCCCGGCGAGGGCTTTGATCCGCTCATAACGCTGCGCACGATCGAGCAGGAGAAGTGCACCGCAGTCTACGGCGTGCCGACCATGTTCATCGCCGAGCTCGACCATCCCGAGTTCTCGACCTTCAACCTGACATCGCTGCGCACCGGCATCATGGCCGGAGCGCCATGCCCGATCGAGGTGATGAAGCGCGTCAACACCGAGATGAACATGCGGGAGGTGACGATCGCTTACGGCATGACCGAAACCAGTCCGGTCAGCTTCCAGAGCGCGGTCGACGATCCGCTCGAACGCCGCGTCTCCACCGTCGGACGCATTCATCCGTATGTCGAGGTCAAGGTCGTCGACCTCGACGGCAAGATCGTCACGCGCGGCGAACGCGGCGAGCTCTGCACCCGCGGCTACAGCGTCATGCTGGGTTATTGGGAGGACAAGGAAAAGACCGCCGACGTGCTCGACGCCAACGGCTGGATGCACACCGGCGACCTCGCCACCATCGACGACGAAGGTTATTGCAACATCGTGGGCCGCATCAAGGACATGGTGATCCGCGGCGGCGAGAACCTCTATCCGCGCGAGATCGAGGAATTCCTCTATCGCCACCCCAAGATCCAGGACGTGCAGATCTTTGGCGTGGCAGACAACCGCTATGGCGAGGAGCTCTGCGCCTGGATCCGCGTCAGATCAGGCGAGAAGCTCACGGCCGAAGAGGTCCGCGCCTTCTGCGAAGGCCAGATCGCGCACAACAAGATCCCGCGCTACGTGGAGTTCGTCGACGAATTCCCGATGACCGTGACGGGAAAGATCCAGAAGTTTCTGATGCGAGATGCCGTGGAGAAACGGCTCGGGCTGAAGGCGGCCAAGACGGCGTGA